The following DNA comes from Dermacentor andersoni chromosome 2, qqDerAnde1_hic_scaffold, whole genome shotgun sequence.
TGACTTAAGTGCATGTGACATCAATGTATAACAATTTGCAGTATATGTGTGTTAGGCATGACCTGCTGTGTTGAAATGTAACTCCCCGTTTGGTCTGACACATCAACGTGGTAATGCGGCCGATGCTTCATTTCATCCCAGTGATAACTCTGGACAGGCGCAGACTGTACCCTTATTGCATGTGGTTGACTGATGTAAACTAAGCTGCAGTTCTTCTGCTGAGTAAAGATTGAAGAATTATATGAATGTAATGCTGGCAGCACATGTTGCAGTGTGCAAGTTATAAAATATCTTGGAAGACTGTGCATCAGTGAACTGCACAGTACAATGTAGTATGAAGTGCTTGTAGTTCCTTGTAATATTTGATTGTAGATGCTTATTTTGAAATGTCTGATTATAATCACGGGTGACTCATTTGAAACAGCTACCtaattttttttaagcttcaaATATTGATGTCTGTAATGTGATCAATATCATGTAAAGGCGAGAATGTAAAATTTCTGCTACATGGTGAACATTTGGCCACTAGACTAAAGCTGCCACGAAAGCTCAATGGTCCATATTGTTGGAAATTTGTGTATGTGTACTATTTAATTCTGGGAGTTTTTGCCAGTGCCAGCGCCTCGCATGGCCATAACGAttgatgtggaacatcctttgaaCCACAGGCATCACGTAGTACGTGAACTTAGAAGTAGGCAACTTGccaataaaccctcgtatgctaTCTTATGGCATCAAGGCTGCCAAAGTCGAGGTCCTTGCTGCCCGGTAATTCGAGAAAAATATGGGGAACCGAGGAGCTCAATTTTTGTTTACCACGACTTGAAACCAACAATACGAGGGGTTTTAAGAACAGATCATCCCAATCTCATGTATACAGAATCGTGCCATCCTACTGGGAATGCAAGTAACACTATGCTCGTCGCAGCCAAGAACACACCTTACAAAAGTCATTACCACATCATGAACAAACAGCATTCCTCACACATAAAGAGGCCCATACTGCAGCAGCAAATGAGCAAGGCAAAGGCAGGGTTGTGGACAGCAAGGAAGGAATTAGATAAGGCTATTTGATAAGACAATGCTGTGTTGTGTATTTACCCATGTTCCATATGAGTTGTACTTTTTGCGATATTCTTGATCTGTGACTAGTATAGTGCACATGTACCAGTGTTGAGAGTCACGTTGCTCATGTTCAAATTTTCTGATGCTTTCATGTTCTAGGTGACGAGCCGCTTTCAAGAACTGATCCGTTTGTTTGAGGCAAGCAAGAGTGACGACGAAGCTGATTCATGACACCGCTAGCGAAGCCTGCACCTGCAATCATCATGTCCTCTTGTGCACATAATTCCATCATCACATTTTCATCAAGGTCATCCCAAGAATTAGTGAAGAGTTCCCACTTGGCAAACGGGGACGCTCATCTTACATGGACCATGTCATGGTGTACATTCTACCATCATGTATAGTGTACCAGCACTTACGAGTCTGTCTAGTCATTGTTTTTGTTGATCTGAAAACTGCTTCATTCTTAACTACCCAAGGCGAATGTAGCAGAACATTAGAAGGCATAGTACCGTATCCTGATTGTAAAATTCCTGGTGTTTTCTGGTGATGGCTCTCAACAACAGATAGCATGCAATGTGTACAGTTAAAGCTGTTGGTTGTTGTTGCAGTAAAAGTATTGTAGCCACActgttcaatttatttatttgtgcctCACTTTTAAATGCTTACAAATGAATTCTTGGCTCACAGCAGCAAATGTCATGCATTTCTGTAACCTTTCTTATCATCTAGCCATTATCATCACAGAAGCTCTTAGACACTATGTGCGCAGGCTCAATTCCTTTACAGCAATGATCTGACAAGATAGCATTGTGTCTGCTTATGAAAACATTGCAAATTTTTGTAGCGTTaaaacacaaagcctgcttcTCTGCAAAACATTCCATTACTTCTCTACACATTGGATTTACTTAGCCATTATTTTTAAAGCCAATGATACACAGACATTGAATGCTGTGAATACAGTATAATCACACAATACGGCAGCACGAAAAGCAAGCTTGGGTTAAGTATTCACAAAGAACCACTGCTTATAGATTGAAGTTGAACACAGTGTCATTGAAAAAGGTAACAGGTAGTTTGCATGCAGTGTGATTTTGCTTTCTGAAAAGGGTTGTTTCTGCTGTAAAAAAGCATTCTTACCAACTGCTGCTCAATTAAAGCCAAAGGAGCTAATTCAAAATGGCACTTGTAGCATCAAGGATGTTGCATTGGGTATTGTAGCCTTGATAGCCTCTGATATATGAATTCAGCAAATAGTCAATACATATTTGCTTGCTGCTTATCTAAGTGTAAACATTATTGTGAACATTATGATGCACCTGGCAGCCAAATTGGTTGTTGGGATTTAGTAAGTTGCTAATGGCATTAGGTGTTAATGACATATGACTGGAGGCATGAGTACCACATCTTGTTTTCTTTGCCCATCTGGGATTTAGTCAAATTCCATCTCTTGGTTTCATCTTCTAGGCATGTGCATAGGATGAACACAAGCAGCCGCCCGTGTGGTGGTCCTTATTGTGCTTGTATCAACGTCGTATCATTATATGACCATAGACTGCCATGATTTGACTGCACTAGCTTAGTGGGTGAATCACTTGTCTGTCAAAGCACATGTCATCTGAACCAAACTTCACTTGTCATATTGATGAAACTAGTTCTGCACAAGTTATAGGCACTTTCTGCATTCACTAGTTAATAAAGTGCAAGCTCTGCTTTGCAGACATAGCACTGTTTGCTTAGCGGAACAGACATAGAAGTGTTTCTTACTTTTTACTTCAGAAATGATATCGTTGTAGTGACACATTCTTTAACACTATAGTTTACTAAATTTCATATGAACAGCTCTTAACATGCAAGCTATATTCACAACTACCACAGTTGTCATTCCTGTATGCATACTTGCCGTAAACGCCCTAAACAAAAGCAGCAGGTGATGCAGCTCCATGCATCGTTGCACTACCTGCATGTGGTATAAAGTGCTCAAGCGCCACACCACACTTGCCTGCAAAGCTGTGCAGTACCGTATACAGCATTATTGTGAACTGGTGCACTAACTGCATTCGAGTCAAGACGACGTAGTAATGTCATTCATGTTTACAACCAAACCTGTGGGCTAACTTCCAGAGATTGCAACAGAGTGCGGCCATTCCTGTAAGCGGTTAACCACAATGTATTGAAGAGGTGAAAACAGCGTAAAAAACTTTTGACTGTTTACCATTTCCAAGTGCTCCTGCCAAGTTTCAGCTACCTAAATGGGCTGTAAGGCAGCTATACAGCATATTTCAAAAGCCTCAAAGTTGCTGTGGCCACTGTGAAACTTTTCACTGTAGCAGTTCTTTAGACAGAAGATAGCAGTTTCCTTTGCTCTTCTGAACTTTCTATAGAAGCCCCACAACAGGGCCCAATCTTGTAATTTTAGGTGTCTTTGAAACATTTACTGAAGGCTGTAGCATAAGTTATTCTTGTAATAAAACGAGACCATCTTAAAAACAGAGTCAACCATTTATTCGTCATCGCCTTCGGAAGGCtggtgctttttcttcttttttttgggagTAACCGGCTCACTCTTGACTTGCACAGGTGTCTCGGGCTCCTCTTCAGCttccttcttctgcttctttttcttcttcttgggaGTGACGGTCTCGCTTTTGACCTCGGTGACAGCTGTCGCCTCCTCTGCTGCCTTGGACTTTTTCTTCTTGGGTTTGGGCTCGGCGACGTCCGCCTCGttgtcttcctcctcttcttcctgCTTAAACTTTCTCTTCGCGCCAGCACCCGACGTCGTGGGCAGCGTCGAGTCGGCGGCCGGCTCGTATTGACGCACGACGCTCTTGTGTTCGTACCTGTCTTGCCTGGCCTTGCCCCGAGCCGTGCCACTGATTCTTCGGTTGCCGCCGCCTTCTTCGAGGATTCGCATGCGCGTCTCCAGCTTCGCCCTGTGTTCGACTCCAAGCTCGGTACCCGTTCCGTCGTCTCCCAGCGCATCGACCCTGGTCGCCAGGGCAGCCTTGGCGGCCAACATACGCGACACCTTTCCTTTCAGCTTCTGCGTGCTCTGGCCTACCAACTGCGCGTGGTAGATGAGACCGTACTTGGGCGTGTCGTGCTTGGTCTTGAGAGCCCGGAAGAGTGCCTTTTCGGCGCCCAGTATTTGCACGGTGGAGGCCGGGTGCTTGGCCAAGTTCAGCAGCGAGCCAGCGTGCGAAATGAGTCGCGCTCCAACCAATTCGCCCACTAGGATGGTCAAGTTGGGCGCCACGGCGATCATGCGGTTCTTGAGGTACTCGAACAGCTGGGCGCGGTAGCTGCTCATCTCGAGGATCTCGCGGCACAGGTGCAGTATGTTGAGGATGTCTTCGTCGGACACCTCCGTGCCCATGGACATTTCGGCGAGCTCTTTCACTTTCGCCTCCTGGTCTTCGGGCAGGATCTCGGACAAGTCCGTGTCGATAGCGTTGGTGCGCAAGCCAATCGTCTGAACGGTACGCACGTATAACAGGTTGTCCGTGACCACTTTAGAGAGCTCCGGAAAGTGCCAACCATACCACTCTTTGCAACGCATGATGTAATTGTTGAGCTCTTTGTCCAGATCGTCAAGCAGAGAGACGGCTTGGATGATCATAGTATCGACCTTGTCGGGGCTGAACTTGAGCTTATACCGGGATAAACTATGGGCCAAACCTAATGCCATAGCGGTCATCTCCTTCTTGGGGAGTCCCGTGATCAAACTGTCCATTTGGGATCGAATGCAACGCATCAACTCTTGGATAGAGCTGTTGGCGACACAGCTGATGTCGAACTTCTCCTTGATGACGTTTCCGAGCTTAGCGTCCGCGACGGCAAGACTCTCGTGCGCTTCCTTTGCTATAACCTTCTTCAAAGCTTTCTTTAGGCTTTTGCTCATCTTACCTTCGACAGCAGCCGTTGCAGCCGCCAAGGCCTCGGTCATGTCTCCAAACTTCTCGAAGTGCTTCAGTTTAACCACACGTGATGCCTTGTCCGGCGTCTCGAAGTCTTGGAACAAGTTGTCAGTCTTCTGAAGCTTCTTTTCATCTAGAACCTTGAAAATGGCGTATCCCGCCGGTGACTCGAAGAGGACTAACATGTTGGAAAGTTCGCTTCGGTCACAACACTAGCCACAACAAATTACGAAAGTTTTTCAACACGTGCACGTAGTGCACGACGCCATGAAAACAGCCGGCACATAAAGTATGAAAGCATGCGCGCGGATGAACACAACCAAACGATGTGCAGGATGAAGTCAATGTCCAACATCAACTGCGCATAGTAATCACTTTGGAGCGGCTGCCTTTGTTGCTACGAGCAATATGTTTAAACAGCACAAACAAAATTAAACAACAAAGACCCAGGTCGTTTCACTCACTCACAGAGACCTAGGTTTGCGTTTCCTTAAGCGGAAGAGCGCCTTTATTGATGTAATTTGGTTTCGTAGTGACGATGGCGATGATGGTAGACTACAGCTTCGCAGCACTGCGTGCAGCACTGCAAACATTACGATGTGAATCAAACATAGTCCCAAAGCAATCTGTAGTCATTTTTTTATTGTGAAATTAGGATAATTCTGCGTACAAATCACGAGTAAAAGAGGTACAACGCATGGCTGAAGCCGGTGAACAAACGTAACGGTCAGGCTAGTCAAGCAACATTGTCACCGACAATACGATGATATAATGGCGCGAAACTTGAACACGCATAATTAATTGCCTGATCGTCAAGCATAAATAGCAAGCGAGAATATAAACATTTCGTGACAGAAAAATACAGCGCTTTTCGCACTAGAAGCTACAACAAAATATATACACCAGAAATTGCGTGTGATCTTACCCTTGCGTATGTTTTAGCACGTTTCCGAGGCTACGAGCCGTAACAACTATTGGGTACCTGCTTTTGCACCAACCCTCCCCTTCACCCCATTGTTCCCAGTGCCAAAATTTGGAAGACTATGTACGTGGGTCTCCTCGGCATGGGATCGAGTGATGCGATAAGGGGAACGCACTGCACTCGGAATTCGCGCGTCGTCATGTGCTAGGATCTTTTTGAATACCGTCGAAGTTTTCTAGCTACGGCTGCGCGTGCTAGTGCGAATCTACCCTTTGCGCAGTGTGTGTTCCTTGCATTATCACGATTCATCCGTTGCCGACTGTGCACAGCACTTGCGTACATGCAAACATCATAGTGCAGCGCGTATTACAGTGGTCTAGGAATCAATATGCATTATCGTAAGTCGAAAGGTTGCCACGAGTTCCCAACGTGGTATTCAATACGGATAGCCGCGTGCGAGAAATCCAAATACCATCGTCAACAGTCCATCGTTGTCATCGCTCCGCAGTTGTCGGGACAGCTATTTGTGCCTGGAT
Coding sequences within:
- the nop5 gene encoding nucleolar protein 58, with protein sequence MLVLFESPAGYAIFKVLDEKKLQKTDNLFQDFETPDKASRVVKLKHFEKFGDMTEALAAATAAVEGKMSKSLKKALKKVIAKEAHESLAVADAKLGNVIKEKFDISCVANSSIQELMRCIRSQMDSLITGLPKKEMTAMALGLAHSLSRYKLKFSPDKVDTMIIQAVSLLDDLDKELNNYIMRCKEWYGWHFPELSKVVTDNLLYVRTVQTIGLRTNAIDTDLSEILPEDQEAKVKELAEMSMGTEVSDEDILNILHLCREILEMSSYRAQLFEYLKNRMIAVAPNLTILVGELVGARLISHAGSLLNLAKHPASTVQILGAEKALFRALKTKHDTPKYGLIYHAQLVGQSTQKLKGKVSRMLAAKAALATRVDALGDDGTGTELGVEHRAKLETRMRILEEGGGNRRISGTARGKARQDRYEHKSVVRQYEPAADSTLPTTSGAGAKRKFKQEEEEEDNEADVAEPKPKKKKSKAAEEATAVTEVKSETVTPKKKKKKQKKEAEEEPETPVQVKSEPVTPKKKKKKHQPSEGDDE